The region CCAGTGAACAGGTTCTGCAGTACGATAGTCCCGCTGTGTCTTCTTGAAGGATCTGATAAGCACCATGCGTCATCGGAGTGTTATAAGGGTTATATGTTCTTATGATCTTctataaaaagacattttatacTAAATTTTTAACAACTGGATTTATGCCTTAGGATCTCCAAGCACTTACTGAGGAGTGAATTATTGACCATGTCATGGATATCTTCATTTTGACTGCTAATATTACTTCCCTCTTTATTCACAGGTGCTGCCAGGTCAAGTCCAGCCGCAAAACCCTCAACGCCGTCATCCCGACCCTCATCTGCTAAAAAGGCACCTGCAGCAACCACTCCTGCCAAGGGGGAAAAGGAGTTAGAAGCGCAGGTCCAGCAGCTCAATGAGCAGGTACTGTACTCTGAGCAGGTCTAACAGTTCGACGAGCGGGTACTGTACTCTGAGCAGGTTTAACACCTCGACGAGCGGGTACTGTACTCTGAGCAGGTTTAACACCTCGACGAGCGGGTACTGTACTCTGAGCAGGTTTAACAGCTCGACGAGCGGGTACTGTACTCTGAGCAGGTCTAACACCTCGACGAGCGGGTACTGTACTCTGAGCAGGTCTAACAGCTCGTAgagcaggtactgtactgtactctgaGCAGGTCTAAAACCTCGACGAGCGGGTACTGTACTCTGAGCAGGTACTGTACTCTGAGCAGGTCTAACAGCTCGACGAGCAGGTACTGTACTCTGTGGTGTATGGGGCTCCAGTGTTTTACGGGATATAGGACTGGTGTTATTTTCCTGCACTTTTACCCTCTTCAGGCTGGTGCTAGAGAACGTTTTATTTGTGCCCGCATCGCAGTAAAATTTAAGGACATTTGCATAAAAATGTTCCCTAACGATATCGATCTTtgggcagtgtggtggctctgtggctcaggatctgcgcctgtggctggaaggttgctggtttgtatcccgcgaccggcagaggaatcctactccattgggcccctgagcaaggcccttcaccccaacagttccaggggtgccgtataaatggcgcagaccctgtgctctgaccccaagcttctctccctgtctgtgtgtctcatggagagcaagctggggtatgcgaaaagacacattcctaatacaagaaattgtatgtggccaataaagtgatcttatctttgtGTAACTAGAAGGTGTCATTGTGAAtgatttttgtgtgttttcacGTCTCCAGTCTCGCGGGGGAAAGAGTGACCTGTTATTTGTCCTCCTCCTCCCCGGCAGGTGAACTCGTTAAAACTGGCACTGGAAGGGGTGGAGAAGGAGCGGGATTTCTACTTCGGGAAGCTGCGGGAGATCGAGCTTCTGTGCCAGGAGCAGGGGCAGGACAGCGCCCAGTTCGTGGAGCAGCTCATGGAGGTCCTGTACGCCACAGACGAGCAGGTCAGGCACCCGGTCGCGCTGGCCCGAGGCCCTCTGGCATGCGGCGCCCCGCTGTGGTGGTGACGACATTATTGAATAATAAtccctcacacttatatagcgcttttctggacactccactcaaagcgctttacaggtaatggggactcccctccaccaccaccagtgtgcagctccagCCATAGTGCACCGGTACACTCACCCACACACCTTTTCCTGTTGTTGTTGTGGTTTTGGAAGGATAGTTTTCAAGGGAAGACGCGCGGCACAGAAACCAATGTAACTTTCCCTTGTTAGGCAACGTTTCCCCCTGTAGCCAGTGAGCGCGCATCTGAATTCCTGCTTCGCTCTGATCAACTTGGATTAAATGGAGGGGGTTTCTCCGAACCACAGCAGGAGGGCGGAGGGCCAAGTCgggatttaaaaataactgaGGTGAGTCCTCACTGGACCTTGCCTGATGAGTGGAAAATCctttaatttaacaataatcTGAAAGTTACTCTTAGTAAATTTCCTGTACCCTTGTCTGATAACATATAATGATCTTGTGGTCTGTGGCTTCACCTATTGTAATCGGAAGCAACTGTTGAAGAAATCCTCAGACAGAACTAGATTTAAGAATCTGTTATAAATTTGTATTCAAagcttaatgtacagtactaacgTTTAAAGGTAAACATAAAGTATTTCAAGTAAAATATGGAATAGCCGTACGGTATGTGTATAGTGCTGCATGTGTTTAGATGCACACAAATGGCAATAGCGCTCTACTATTTAGAATTGGGAAAAACACGACACGAGTATCCGTGACAGCGTTATGCCTTACCAGCACCAGCTGCGTTCTGCCAGCTCAGCCTGTGAAAAAAGACTATACCGTTTTAAGCATGACTGATTTGAATCGGGCTGGGAAAAAAGCCATACAGTCATTCCCTGTGTTGGCAGACTGCATGTTATGTCGTAGATGTAAACTGTGGCTTTGTGTGTCAGGATGCATGTGTGTTCAGAGATGAGATTATGTGCTCTACACCCGAACCACACAGCAGAAAAACCGCAGCTTGGACTCCTGTTCCGTTAAACTGGCTAGTCTGGgaactttgttgttttttgttgcttGGTGCCTTAAATTGTTTTCAGTTGGAAAATAATAGAAATATTGATGCTTTGAAAGCTAAATATGTTGTAGTTATTTTGCTTTAAGGTCTAAATATTGAAAGGGCTTTTGGATCCAAGAGCTTTGGAAGTCTGTCTTTCCTTATCCCTTGTGGTTCAGAGCAATGTGTTCTGCATTTACATAACTTCAGTTTAAAGAGGCCAAAAACTTTATCTGCACAACCTATGGTCCATATTTCATTCCATAAAAGCCTTGCAGTTTGTGCAGTTAggaataaaatgtgaaacaaaatcaatttGCTGACAATAGTACGTTTAGAAATAAAGGCACATATTTCTGTCTGGATGTGTATTTTCACTGCGGAGTCGATGGTGATTGGATTTTTCCCTCTTCAGGAGCCTGATCTGGTCTGTCACCAGTTTTAGATTtgtttgtaattttctttttttgtaacatAGTTTGAACCTTTAGAAGCTGGATCAAGAAGCCAGTGCTAGTTTGCTATGTAGTATAGTACTACTTAGTCGTAAACTTCTGTTTTATGGGTTTGCATTGGATAAACTGAAGTCAAGTGTCATGTCTTAAGACAGTCTGACGCTGACCTCAAAACATTATTGGGCTGAAGCAGTCGTGTCCCATATTACTGCAATGTGGTATGCACATACCAATTATATGCTTTTGACTTTGTTTAATTCTAGAAATGTGATTGTTTAGGCCTTACTTGAGCTTCTACTTGAATATCAAAAGCCTTAAGCTCTTGGAAGAAGAAGGAAAATCAATAATAAGAGCATTCTATTTCTGGTCTATCATCCATTCTGTTTATCATCTAGCCAGTGGAAGGATGCATTGCAGGGTTTGTTCAGTTTTTAGTGTCATGCAGCACATAGCAGACTAAGAGGCTATCAGGGGAAGTCTGTGTTGCCGGATTGAAAGTTTGAATGATTTTATAACACTTCAAACTGTCACTGTAGTCATTAAATCCACCAGAACAGAATCTTCTCATTTTGTTTATCTGTTGAAGTAACTTTCAATGTCCAGTTtaagagagaaaaaatgaaCTATAGTAGATGCCGTTTTCCTCCTGCAGAGCAGCCACGTTCTGCAGTTTCCTGAGAGAGCAAGTGAATGAATTCTTAAAATCCGATCTGCTGAGAggcataaaaaacagaaataccgATCCTGCCAATATGGATTTGttgtatttctttacattttcaaGTGTCTGCAGTGTACAGCTTAGTGTAAAAACGAAGCACAATTTTTGGTACACATATATGCTTTCTTTCTGAAGTACATAAACCTGTTTAAAGGTAGGTAACTGGTATTATGGTATTATGTTCTCCCAATAGGTTGTCTGATTAGCCACTTGTCCATCAATATCGAGCCCTTTGCTTCACAAGTGTAAGCATTGGGCGAAGCCCAGGACCGATGGCGTGTCTGTGCAGCGCAGaatccagtgtctgtgtctcctcaTGGAACTCCAGTGCTGCTGTCTCTTAGAGTCGTGCGCTGACAAGCAAGCAGACTGCACCTCTGTGCCTTGTCTTGTTCCAGTGCTGTAGGTTTTATACAGGGCCTAGGCGGGTGGAAGTTAAATGCGTTATGTAAGTGGATGGGCAGCTGAGGGGCAATACTGTCAGCTAGTGAGAGAATTTTGTAATTGCAGTTATAATCGGAGCCCAGTATTGGGGGAATCGTTGTGTCAGAATCAGGATTGTTCCGGGGGTCGTTTTTCAAACTCGTCGGGCACGTAAAAGCGGGGGGCTGAATTCTGTCCCTGGatcggcccggcccggcccggcccggcttGACTGCTCGCTGTTGTTCCCACAGGAGGCGGCAGGCGAGCATCACGAAGACCAGGATCAGCATCCCCACGAGGAGgcgcagcagcaggagcaggagcaggaagaGTACTGACCAcagccccccccgccccccccctcaCCATCGCCCCCTGCATTTTGTGAGaacttttttatgcttttttttttttgtcttctccTGAAGAACGCGCACATAGGTGGCCTCGAGAGAAGAGGGTTAAGTTCGGTCCCATCGTTAAACATTCACGTGCTGCCGCGACTGTCGGTTCAATACCTGCatctggtttttttttttccgatcGCTTCGTCAAGAAGCAGCAGTCAGCTTTGAGCAATGCTGGATGCTTCCAGGGCTGTGTGGTCCAGCCACTGCAGCATGGAGAAGATTTGTTCAGAGCTCAGGTAAGGGGATACATTGACTTTAGGACAGATAGTGAACGTTATTAGCTTGTCATCCATTGCTGTAAGCTATAAAATTCACTCCttaattttttctttacattttcacaTATCAGTTCATTGATATTATTGATGAAAGGCAATAAGCCTGGCCAAAAGGCTAGTTCTGACTCATCTATGTCTCCCTCGAGAAGATACTGCAAGAAGCTTCATTGTGGGAAAACCATGCTCTCATAGGTTTGCAAATAAAATAGCTTTGCACACAGAAAGTTGTGTATGTTAATCATTAGAAGTGACTTAATTTGTTTCACATGAGGGAAAATAAAATAGACGTGCTCTGAAGAAATCTACTGCAGCCACGAGTCTTTCAATCAGGAAGCAAAATGAAGATGTATGAGATTCACTGTTGTAGACTTTGTAATCACAAGTTCCGGGATGTAACCTGTAAATTCATTTATAAGAAAGCcacttgtattttaatttgtaactaCAGGTCCAGGGAAGTCGTGTTACTAGTACGTTCACGTTGGGTGATTTACCATAATACAGTATTCCagtaaactgttttttattaattttgtttttcctaaGTATGCATTTGCTGTTACTTTAACTCAGTAGCTCACCATCATGCtttggttatacagtatattacatgtAAACTGAAAAGGAATGTAAACAAATGTACTGTTTATAGTTATAAAtagcaaagaagaaaaagtatTGGGGAGCCCT is a window of Lepisosteus oculatus isolate fLepOcu1 chromosome 6, fLepOcu1.hap2, whole genome shotgun sequence DNA encoding:
- the mapre2 gene encoding microtubule-associated protein RP/EB family member 2 isoform X2 encodes the protein MAVNVYSTSITQETMSRHDITAWVNDILCLNYTKVEQLSSGAAYCQFMDMLFPGCISLKKVKFQAKLEHEYIHNFKLLQASFKRMNVDKIIPVEKLVKGRFQDNLDFIQWFKKFFDANYDGKEYDPVQARQGQDAIPPPDPGEQIFNLPKKSHHASSPTAGAARSSPAAKPSTPSSRPSSAKKAPAATTPAKGEKELEAQVQQLNEQVNSLKLALEGVEKERDFYFGKLREIELLCQEQGQDSAQFVEQLMEVLYATDEQATFPPVASERASEFLLRSDQLGLNGGGFSEPQQEGGGPSRDLKITEEAAGEHHEDQDQHPHEEAQQQEQEQEEY